In one Streptomyces sp. NBC_00597 genomic region, the following are encoded:
- a CDS encoding RNA ligase family protein encodes MRTHYPRTPHLPWSPGAAADDVRAVGLPGLAGREVVVTEKLDGENTTLYADGLHARSLDSGHHPSRAWVKGLQSRIGAGIPAGWRVCGENLYARHSLPYEDLDSWFYGFSVWDGEHCLDWDRTVGFLRGLGVPTPRVLWRGVFDERALRKLRLDTARQEGYVVRTVAGFARADFGRSVAKWVRGGHVQTDAHWMYAQVVPNGLGPRAPLWAVRSGSEPDAAQLSAALGLDPVPGAAVEPVVAEVAGRLDASGRSGEARLAGVLAAVLHRAPRAGIGARLGAGPLGMPLARRVADLVGLYPSLQRPFPDEGRRAGLVRMAVAADLGVLHALAGAAAAGDAAARECVEWSALYAEEAGLLGPDPLGPLRAGLREGLSGLGADAADRCWAQAREAFARGGISTAEEAVAATWRWRDGSFPRLVQLCGPSGSGKSTYARRLPGVSAYISLDDLRTARGSRADQRANADVLREGLDRLDAALAAGGTVVWDATSLTEQQRGLAGAVAQRRDALVTQAVVLVEEAELVRRNAVRPHPVPAQVLTAQLHRFSPPYPGQGPAHRTWYIGAGGTVEDTAGTIGAAAAHPAGATAQAPVAAAVGEDG; translated from the coding sequence ATGCGCACGCACTATCCCCGAACCCCGCATCTGCCCTGGTCACCCGGGGCCGCGGCGGACGACGTGCGTGCCGTGGGGCTCCCCGGGCTGGCCGGGCGCGAGGTCGTGGTCACCGAGAAGCTCGACGGGGAGAACACCACCCTGTACGCGGACGGCCTCCACGCGCGCTCGCTGGATTCCGGCCACCATCCCTCACGGGCGTGGGTCAAGGGTCTCCAGAGCCGGATCGGCGCCGGCATACCGGCGGGGTGGCGGGTGTGCGGGGAGAACCTGTACGCCCGCCACTCCCTGCCCTACGAGGACCTGGACAGTTGGTTCTACGGGTTCTCGGTGTGGGACGGCGAGCACTGCCTGGACTGGGACCGGACCGTGGGCTTCCTGCGCGGCCTCGGGGTGCCCACCCCTCGGGTGCTCTGGCGGGGCGTGTTCGACGAGCGCGCGCTGCGCAAACTGCGGCTCGACACCGCACGGCAGGAGGGCTACGTCGTCCGGACGGTGGCCGGCTTCGCGCGGGCGGACTTCGGGCGGAGCGTCGCCAAGTGGGTGCGCGGCGGCCACGTTCAGACCGATGCGCACTGGATGTACGCGCAGGTGGTGCCGAACGGGCTCGGTCCGCGGGCTCCGCTGTGGGCGGTGCGGTCGGGCTCCGAGCCGGACGCGGCGCAGCTGTCGGCCGCCCTCGGCCTGGATCCCGTGCCGGGCGCCGCAGTCGAGCCGGTCGTCGCCGAGGTGGCGGGCCGGCTCGACGCGTCGGGCCGCAGCGGGGAAGCCCGGCTGGCCGGCGTACTGGCCGCCGTACTGCACCGCGCGCCGCGCGCCGGGATCGGGGCGCGGCTGGGGGCGGGGCCGCTCGGGATGCCGCTCGCCCGGCGGGTCGCCGACCTGGTCGGGCTGTACCCGTCTCTGCAGCGGCCGTTCCCGGACGAGGGCCGGCGGGCCGGGCTGGTCCGGATGGCCGTCGCCGCCGACCTCGGCGTGCTGCACGCACTCGCCGGGGCGGCCGCCGCGGGGGACGCCGCAGCGCGGGAGTGCGTGGAGTGGTCCGCGCTGTACGCCGAGGAGGCGGGGCTGCTCGGCCCCGACCCGCTCGGTCCGCTGCGCGCCGGGCTGCGGGAGGGCCTCTCGGGCCTCGGCGCGGACGCGGCGGACCGGTGCTGGGCACAGGCCCGGGAGGCGTTCGCGCGGGGCGGGATCTCCACTGCCGAGGAGGCGGTGGCCGCGACCTGGCGGTGGCGCGACGGAAGCTTCCCGCGGCTGGTGCAGCTGTGCGGGCCCTCGGGCAGCGGGAAGAGCACGTACGCCCGGCGTCTGCCGGGCGTGTCCGCATACATCAGCCTGGACGATCTGCGCACGGCCCGTGGTTCGCGCGCCGACCAGCGGGCCAATGCCGACGTGCTGCGCGAGGGCCTGGACCGGTTGGACGCGGCGCTGGCCGCCGGCGGCACGGTGGTGTGGGACGCCACCTCCCTCACCGAGCAGCAGCGGGGCCTCGCCGGGGCGGTCGCGCAGCGCCGCGACGCGCTCGTCACCCAGGCCGTGGTGCTGGTCGAGGAGGCGGAGCTGGTCCGGCGCAACGCCGTCCGCCCCCATCCCGTACCGGCGCAGGTGCTGACCGCGCAGCTGCACCGGTTCAGTCCGCCGTATCCCGGGCAGGGGCCGGCGCACCGTACCTGGTACATCGGCGCGGGCGGGACCGTCGAGGACACCGCGGGCACCATCGGGGCGGCTGCGGCGCACCCGGCAGGGGCGACGGCGCAAGCGCCGGTAGCGGCGGCAGTGGGCGAGGACGGCTGA
- a CDS encoding poly(A) polymerase, whose amino-acid sequence MRTSEELYHQVRWDPRFDPARFVFGLHQRGAPPKRIPLHSFVPGGDVPWHRVLFVEADGELVWDRASGVDRIDSTAAGRVREPRLLRAPFFTARTPYAWDPAGGAWRPAPAPVGGAASTGREPARVRLLTWNTLWDRYDAPRIDTARRRPMLLADLAAADADVIALQEVEPALLGMLLEEPWVRAGYTVGTDPRGKDVAAGGLLVLSRLPVREAGLHLLGPHKAVAAVTVDTASGPLVVACVHLTSDHTEDGAGRRTTELARIADGLSGIDADVALLGDFNDGRSGALGPAAAVGMRDAWSEVHGVQDATPTFDPVANPLAAVGSLSGRAARLDRVLLRSADARVREAALRGNAPGPEGLFISDHFGVEAVVDFGERGDERPVLGVRATARTAVAWLPPHDPAVEELRRAHDPAVLRWPAHVNLLFGFVPESSFEAALPLLAEAAAQTAPFTARLAGVHSFGHREDATLWLDPAADGDAPWQQLRGRLVERFPGCRGRDGFTPHLTLGRSRDPQRALTESTARLGGTGAGTTARVGELAVLSRRGDEPMRVRATVELGTGRWRWVPELQTPLAPEAEPEPETEAETETDAEGVRARIAKALGDGVVHLVGSRRTGCALPGADLDLVAALPGAPGIGEVRERVGAALPEAERVREVVGARVPGLRLRVAGLDVDLVVVATGAVDPARAVQRRAELGEAASIALSAVSDADAVRDFVGSGRQAEFARLAREVKAWARARGLDSAPFGGLPGLAWAVLAARTVRDAVDLSPAALLREFFGTWAAWDWRDPVALTPPTPGPGPGPDPVTVLTPSAPVRSCTAQVGPGLLDLLVRELYCTWELLEAGAGPEAAPLHRRHAAWAVVTVRGSGPREFEENLGRARGRMRALLGALAEAGVRGAHAWPRPSAVSAASARYAIGLGSAPPDTAALAALAGRWSADLPGVEVVRADCGAVPTLTVPTLTVPSLAVPTLPGAK is encoded by the coding sequence ATGCGTACCAGTGAGGAGCTCTACCACCAGGTCCGCTGGGACCCCCGGTTCGATCCGGCGCGGTTCGTGTTCGGGCTGCACCAGCGCGGGGCGCCGCCGAAGAGGATCCCGCTGCACTCGTTCGTGCCCGGCGGCGACGTCCCCTGGCACCGGGTGCTGTTCGTCGAGGCGGACGGCGAGCTCGTGTGGGACCGGGCGAGCGGTGTGGACCGGATCGACTCCACCGCGGCCGGGCGGGTCCGTGAACCGCGGCTGCTGCGGGCCCCGTTCTTCACCGCCCGGACCCCGTACGCATGGGATCCGGCGGGCGGCGCCTGGCGGCCGGCTCCGGCCCCGGTCGGCGGGGCCGCGTCGACCGGCCGGGAGCCTGCGCGGGTACGGCTGTTGACCTGGAACACGCTGTGGGACCGGTACGACGCCCCGCGCATCGACACCGCCCGCCGCAGGCCGATGCTGCTGGCCGACCTGGCGGCCGCCGACGCCGACGTGATCGCCCTCCAAGAGGTCGAACCGGCGCTGCTCGGCATGCTGTTGGAGGAGCCGTGGGTGCGCGCCGGGTACACGGTGGGCACCGATCCGCGCGGCAAGGACGTCGCCGCCGGCGGGCTATTGGTACTGAGCCGGCTTCCCGTCCGGGAGGCGGGGCTGCACCTGCTGGGGCCGCACAAGGCGGTCGCCGCCGTCACGGTGGACACCGCGAGCGGGCCGCTCGTCGTGGCCTGCGTCCATCTGACGAGCGATCACACGGAGGACGGCGCCGGGCGGCGCACTACCGAACTCGCCCGGATCGCCGATGGCTTGAGCGGCATCGATGCGGATGTGGCGCTGCTCGGCGACTTCAACGACGGCCGATCCGGAGCGCTGGGGCCGGCGGCCGCGGTGGGCATGCGCGATGCCTGGAGCGAGGTGCACGGGGTGCAGGACGCCACACCGACCTTCGATCCGGTGGCCAATCCACTGGCCGCGGTGGGCTCGCTGTCGGGGCGGGCCGCCCGACTGGACCGGGTCCTGCTGCGGTCGGCGGACGCACGGGTTCGGGAGGCCGCACTGCGCGGCAACGCCCCCGGCCCGGAAGGGCTGTTCATCTCCGACCACTTCGGAGTGGAGGCGGTCGTGGACTTCGGGGAGCGGGGCGACGAGCGCCCGGTGCTCGGCGTACGGGCGACCGCGCGGACGGCGGTGGCGTGGCTGCCGCCGCACGACCCGGCGGTCGAGGAGCTGCGTCGCGCGCACGACCCGGCGGTCCTCCGCTGGCCGGCGCACGTGAACCTGCTGTTCGGCTTCGTACCGGAGTCCTCGTTCGAGGCGGCGCTGCCGCTGCTGGCCGAAGCCGCCGCGCAGACGGCGCCGTTCACGGCGCGGTTGGCCGGCGTGCACAGTTTCGGGCACCGGGAGGACGCCACGCTGTGGCTGGACCCGGCGGCGGACGGAGACGCACCGTGGCAACAGCTGCGGGGGCGCCTCGTGGAGCGGTTCCCGGGATGCCGGGGGCGCGACGGCTTCACGCCGCACCTGACGCTGGGGCGCAGCCGCGATCCGCAGCGGGCACTGACGGAGTCCACCGCGCGCCTCGGGGGCACCGGGGCGGGGACCACGGCCCGGGTCGGGGAGCTCGCGGTGCTGTCGCGGCGCGGGGACGAGCCGATGCGGGTCCGGGCGACGGTGGAACTCGGCACCGGCAGGTGGCGGTGGGTCCCCGAACTGCAGACGCCCCTGGCTCCCGAAGCCGAACCCGAACCCGAAACAGAAGCCGAAACAGAAACCGACGCCGAGGGCGTGCGGGCCCGGATCGCGAAGGCGCTCGGCGACGGGGTGGTGCACCTCGTCGGATCGCGGCGGACGGGCTGCGCCCTGCCCGGGGCGGACCTCGATCTGGTCGCGGCCCTGCCGGGGGCGCCCGGGATCGGGGAGGTACGGGAGCGGGTCGGGGCAGCGCTGCCGGAGGCCGAGCGGGTGCGGGAGGTCGTCGGCGCCCGGGTGCCGGGGCTGCGGCTGCGCGTGGCCGGACTGGACGTGGACCTGGTGGTCGTCGCCACGGGCGCGGTGGATCCGGCGCGGGCGGTGCAGCGGCGGGCGGAGCTCGGCGAGGCCGCCTCGATCGCCCTGAGCGCGGTGAGCGACGCCGATGCGGTACGGGACTTCGTCGGCTCCGGGCGGCAGGCGGAGTTCGCCCGCCTGGCCCGGGAGGTCAAGGCGTGGGCCCGGGCCCGGGGGCTGGACTCGGCGCCGTTCGGCGGACTGCCGGGCCTGGCCTGGGCGGTGCTGGCGGCTCGTACGGTCCGCGACGCCGTCGACCTGTCCCCCGCGGCCCTGCTGCGGGAGTTCTTCGGGACCTGGGCCGCATGGGACTGGCGCGACCCGGTCGCCCTGACGCCGCCGACCCCGGGCCCCGGACCCGGCCCTGACCCCGTCACGGTCCTCACCCCCTCCGCTCCGGTCCGCAGCTGCACGGCCCAGGTCGGCCCGGGGCTGCTCGACCTGCTGGTGCGGGAGCTGTACTGCACGTGGGAGCTCCTGGAGGCGGGAGCCGGTCCCGAAGCCGCGCCGCTGCACCGTCGGCACGCGGCCTGGGCCGTGGTGACCGTACGGGGGTCCGGGCCACGGGAGTTCGAGGAGAACCTGGGCCGGGCCCGGGGCCGGATGCGCGCACTGCTCGGTGCACTGGCGGAGGCCGGTGTCCGCGGCGCGCACGCCTGGCCGCGACCCTCCGCGGTGTCCGCCGCCTCGGCCCGGTACGCGATCGGGCTCGGCTCGGCCCCGCCGGACACGGCCGCCCTCGCCGCGCTCGCGGGCCGCTGGTCCGCCGACCTCCCGGGCGTCGAGGTCGTCCGGGCGGACTGCGGCGCGGTTCCCACCCTCACGGTTCCCACCCTCACGGTTCCCTCCCTCGCCGTTCCCACCCTCCCCGGCGCCAAGTAA
- a CDS encoding GH1 family beta-glucosidase, which translates to MTLSGTRFDTAPGTPGDGIDLAALPRDFAWGTATSAYQIEGAVAEDGRAPSIWDTFSHTPGAVDGGHTGDTACDHYHRWREDIALMRELGTNAYRLSVAWPRVVPGGDGPVNAKGLAFYDRLVDALLAAGITPSVTLYHWDLPQVLQDRGGWPERETAEHFAEYAGLVAARLGDRVTQWATLNEPLCSAWIGHLEGRMAPGWTDLTAAVRASYHLLLGHGLATRAVRAAAPGARIGIVNNLSTVEPATDAEADRAAARRMDGHVNRWWLDPVHGRGFPADMREVYAVDLPEHPGDAEAIATPLDWTGLNYYFPQIVTDDPAGPAPYARQIDRPGVPRTGMDWEVDANGLEILLMRLTEEYGARRIHVTENGSSYPDTVAADGSVHDPERARYLTGHLAACARAARRGAPLAGYYAWSLLDNFEWAYGYDKRFGLVRVDYATQRRTVKTSGRRYAEVIAAHGAL; encoded by the coding sequence ATGACCCTTTCCGGAACGCGTTTCGACACCGCCCCCGGCACCCCCGGCGACGGCATCGACCTGGCCGCCCTGCCCCGCGACTTCGCCTGGGGCACCGCGACCTCCGCCTACCAGATCGAGGGAGCGGTCGCCGAGGACGGCCGGGCCCCCTCCATCTGGGACACCTTCTCCCACACCCCCGGCGCCGTCGACGGCGGCCACACCGGCGACACCGCCTGCGACCACTACCACCGCTGGCGCGAGGACATCGCCCTGATGCGGGAGCTCGGCACCAACGCCTACCGGCTGTCGGTCGCCTGGCCACGGGTGGTCCCCGGTGGCGACGGCCCCGTCAACGCCAAGGGCCTCGCGTTCTACGACCGGCTCGTCGACGCACTGCTCGCGGCCGGGATCACCCCCTCCGTCACCCTCTACCACTGGGACCTGCCCCAGGTCCTCCAGGACCGGGGCGGCTGGCCCGAGCGGGAGACCGCCGAGCACTTCGCCGAGTACGCCGGGCTCGTCGCCGCACGCCTCGGGGACCGGGTCACCCAGTGGGCCACGCTCAACGAACCGCTGTGCTCGGCGTGGATCGGCCACCTGGAGGGCCGGATGGCCCCCGGCTGGACCGACCTCACCGCCGCGGTGCGCGCCTCCTACCACCTGCTGCTCGGCCACGGCCTCGCCACCCGGGCCGTGCGGGCCGCGGCCCCCGGCGCACGGATCGGCATCGTCAACAACCTCTCCACCGTCGAGCCCGCCACCGACGCCGAAGCCGACCGGGCGGCGGCCCGCCGCATGGACGGGCACGTCAACCGGTGGTGGCTCGACCCCGTCCACGGCCGGGGCTTCCCCGCCGACATGCGCGAGGTCTACGCCGTGGACCTCCCCGAACACCCCGGCGACGCGGAGGCCATCGCCACCCCGCTCGACTGGACGGGGCTGAACTACTACTTCCCGCAGATCGTCACCGACGACCCGGCGGGCCCGGCCCCGTACGCCCGCCAGATCGACCGGCCCGGCGTCCCGCGCACCGGGATGGACTGGGAGGTCGACGCGAACGGCCTGGAGATCCTGCTCATGCGGCTGACCGAGGAGTACGGGGCCCGCCGCATCCACGTCACCGAGAACGGCTCCTCGTACCCCGACACCGTCGCCGCCGACGGCAGCGTGCACGACCCCGAACGGGCCCGGTACCTGACCGGGCACCTGGCGGCCTGTGCCCGCGCCGCCCGCCGCGGCGCACCGCTGGCCGGGTACTACGCCTGGTCCCTGCTGGACAACTTCGAGTGGGCCTACGGCTACGACAAGCGCTTCGGCCTCGTCCGCGTCGACTACGCCACCCAGCGCCGCACGGTCAAGACCAGCGGCCGCCGCTACGCCGAGGTGATCGCCGCCCACGGGGCCCTGTGA
- a CDS encoding NADP-dependent oxidoreductase gives MRAMAYETYGGTEVLTETRLPMPKLAPGEILVRVKCAGVNPVDWKIMAGGLDGLMDVTYPVVPGWDVAGTVERVGIDVPEFSVGDEVMAYARKDYVHGGTFAEYVSVPVRAAATKPASLSWHEAAGLPLAGLTAYQLLTRLATGMDDIVLIHGAAGGVGSFGVQIARALGARVIGTASPRNHDRLRELGCEPVAYGDGLVDRVRALAPDGVTVVADFVGGVLDVTQAVLAKGGRHASIADHTVLGAGGQWMWVRPDAEGLAELGRLAESGQLKVTVAKTFPLAELAAAFELSQTGRTAGKIIIEV, from the coding sequence ATGCGGGCGATGGCGTACGAGACGTACGGCGGGACGGAGGTGCTCACCGAGACCCGCCTGCCGATGCCCAAGTTGGCTCCCGGCGAGATCCTCGTCCGGGTCAAGTGCGCCGGGGTCAACCCCGTCGACTGGAAGATCATGGCCGGCGGTCTCGACGGCCTGATGGACGTCACGTACCCGGTCGTCCCCGGCTGGGACGTGGCCGGCACCGTCGAGCGGGTCGGCATCGACGTGCCCGAGTTCTCGGTCGGCGACGAAGTCATGGCCTACGCCCGCAAGGACTACGTGCACGGGGGGACCTTCGCCGAGTACGTCAGCGTCCCCGTCCGGGCCGCCGCGACCAAGCCCGCCTCGCTCAGCTGGCACGAGGCGGCCGGGCTGCCGCTGGCCGGGCTCACCGCGTACCAGTTGCTCACCCGGCTGGCCACCGGCATGGACGACATCGTCCTCATCCACGGCGCCGCGGGCGGCGTCGGCTCCTTCGGCGTGCAGATCGCCCGCGCGCTGGGAGCCCGGGTCATCGGCACCGCCTCCCCGCGCAACCACGACCGGCTGCGCGAACTCGGCTGTGAACCCGTCGCGTACGGGGACGGCCTGGTCGACCGGGTGCGCGCGCTCGCCCCCGACGGGGTCACCGTCGTGGCGGACTTCGTCGGGGGCGTCCTCGACGTCACCCAGGCGGTCCTGGCGAAGGGCGGCCGACACGCCTCCATCGCCGACCACACCGTGCTCGGCGCGGGAGGCCAGTGGATGTGGGTCAGGCCGGACGCGGAGGGCCTGGCCGAACTGGGCCGCCTCGCCGAGAGCGGGCAGCTCAAGGTGACCGTCGCGAAGACCTTCCCGCTGGCTGAGCTCGCGGCGGCGTTCGAGCTCAGCCAGACCGGGCGCACTGCCGGCAAGATCATTATCGAAGTGTGA
- a CDS encoding discoidin domain-containing protein — MPRLSDHPPRLTVAALAAALVAALLVLLPGTAAQAAPVLLSQGRPATASSQENGGTPASAAVDGDTTTRWSSQFADPQWIQVDLGAPAQISQVVLRWETAYATAYRIELSDDGTHWSTAYSTTAATGGLLTHDITGTARFVRVHGTRRATQWGYSLYEFQVFGTTGGGPTLPGGGDLGPNVIVFDPSTPGIQAKLDEVFRQQESAQFGTGRYQFLFKPGTYNGLNAQIGFYTSISGLGLRPDDTTINGDVTVDAGWFGGNATQNFWRSAENLALDPVNGTDRWAVSQAAPFRRMHVKGGLNLAPDGFGWASGGYIADSQIDGQVGNYSQQQWYTRDSAIGGWGNGVWNQVFSGVQGAPAQSFPNPPYTTLDSTPVSREKPFLYLDGSEYKVFVPAKRVNARGTSWGSGAPQGTSLPLSRFYVVKPGTTAATMNQALAQGLHLLFTPGVYHVDRTIRVDRADTVVLGLGLATIVPDNGVTAMKVADVDGVRLAGFLIDAGPVNSPSLLEVGPAGTTTDHGGNPTTVQDVFIRVGGAGPGKSTVGMVINNHDTIVDHTWIWRADHGDGVGWETNRADYGFRVNGDDVLATGLFVEHFNKYDVEWNGERGRTVFFQNEKAYDAPDQAAVQNGSTKGYAAYKVSDSVSTHEGWGLGSYCYYNVDPTIRQDHGFQAPVKPGVRFHDLLVVSLGGKGQYEHVINTTGAPTSGTSTTPSTVVSYP; from the coding sequence ATGCCCCGCCTCTCGGACCATCCCCCGCGACTGACGGTCGCCGCCCTCGCCGCCGCGCTGGTCGCGGCCCTTCTCGTCCTGCTGCCGGGTACCGCCGCCCAGGCCGCGCCCGTACTCCTCTCCCAGGGCAGGCCCGCCACCGCCTCCAGCCAGGAGAACGGCGGCACCCCCGCCTCCGCCGCCGTCGACGGCGACACCACCACCCGCTGGTCGAGCCAGTTCGCCGACCCGCAGTGGATTCAGGTCGACCTGGGCGCCCCCGCCCAGATCAGCCAGGTCGTGCTGCGCTGGGAGACCGCGTACGCGACGGCGTACCGGATCGAGCTGTCCGACGACGGCACCCACTGGAGCACCGCCTACTCCACGACCGCCGCCACCGGCGGGCTCCTGACCCACGACATCACCGGCACGGCCCGCTTCGTCCGGGTCCATGGCACCCGGCGTGCCACCCAGTGGGGCTACTCGCTCTACGAGTTCCAGGTCTTCGGCACGACCGGCGGCGGCCCCACCCTCCCCGGTGGCGGCGACCTCGGGCCCAATGTGATCGTCTTCGACCCGTCGACGCCGGGCATCCAGGCCAAGCTCGACGAGGTGTTCCGGCAGCAGGAATCGGCCCAGTTCGGTACCGGTCGCTACCAGTTCCTGTTCAAGCCGGGCACGTACAACGGCCTCAATGCCCAGATCGGCTTCTACACCTCCATCTCGGGACTGGGCCTGCGCCCCGACGACACCACGATCAACGGCGACGTGACGGTCGACGCCGGCTGGTTCGGCGGCAACGCCACCCAGAACTTCTGGCGTTCGGCCGAGAACCTCGCGCTCGACCCGGTGAACGGCACCGACCGCTGGGCGGTCTCCCAGGCCGCGCCGTTCCGTCGGATGCACGTCAAGGGCGGCCTCAACCTCGCGCCCGACGGATTCGGCTGGGCCTCCGGCGGCTACATCGCCGACTCGCAGATCGACGGCCAGGTCGGCAACTACTCGCAGCAGCAGTGGTACACCCGCGACAGTGCGATCGGCGGTTGGGGCAACGGCGTCTGGAACCAGGTCTTCTCCGGAGTGCAGGGTGCGCCCGCCCAGTCCTTCCCGAACCCGCCGTACACCACGCTCGACTCCACGCCCGTCTCGCGGGAGAAGCCGTTCCTCTACCTGGACGGGAGCGAGTACAAGGTCTTCGTCCCGGCCAAGCGGGTGAACGCCCGCGGCACCTCCTGGGGCAGCGGCGCGCCGCAGGGAACCTCTCTGCCGCTGAGCCGGTTCTACGTGGTGAAGCCGGGCACCACCGCGGCGACGATGAACCAGGCGCTGGCCCAGGGCCTGCACCTGCTCTTCACCCCGGGCGTGTACCACGTCGACCGGACGATCCGGGTGGACCGCGCGGACACGGTCGTGCTGGGCCTCGGGCTGGCCACGATCGTCCCGGACAACGGGGTGACCGCGATGAAGGTCGCCGACGTCGACGGGGTGCGGCTCGCCGGATTCCTGATCGATGCGGGGCCGGTCAACTCACCGAGCCTGCTGGAGGTCGGTCCGGCCGGTACGACCACGGACCACGGCGGTAACCCGACGACCGTGCAGGACGTGTTCATCCGGGTCGGCGGCGCCGGTCCCGGCAAGTCCACGGTCGGCATGGTGATCAACAACCACGACACGATCGTCGACCACACCTGGATCTGGCGCGCCGACCACGGCGACGGGGTGGGCTGGGAGACCAACCGCGCCGACTACGGCTTCCGCGTCAACGGTGACGACGTACTCGCCACCGGGCTGTTCGTCGAGCACTTCAACAAGTACGACGTGGAGTGGAACGGGGAGCGCGGCCGCACGGTCTTCTTCCAGAACGAGAAGGCGTACGACGCCCCCGACCAGGCGGCCGTCCAGAACGGCTCCACCAAGGGCTACGCGGCCTACAAGGTGTCCGATTCGGTGAGCACCCACGAGGGCTGGGGCCTGGGCAGCTACTGCTACTACAACGTGGACCCCACGATCCGTCAGGACCACGGCTTCCAGGCGCCGGTGAAGCCGGGCGTGAGGTTCCACGACCTGCTCGTCGTCTCCCTCGGCGGCAAGGGCCAGTACGAACACGTCATCAACACGACGGGCGCCCCCACCTCGGGGACGTCGACGACCCCGTCCACGGTGGTCTCGTACCCCTGA
- a CDS encoding carbohydrate ABC transporter permease, whose translation MSDHRSPLDPPTSFRVVRAVFLTLLTGFVLLPVYVMVTSSLKPLQDVAGRFRWIPSGLTVRPYIDIWHTVPLAEYFVNSLIVAGAATAASVVIAVFAAYAASRHRFRGRRLFTVTVLSTQMFPGILFLLPLFLIFVNIGNATGTALYGSRGALILTYLTFSLPFSIWMLIGYFDSVPRELDEAATVDGCGPLGALLRVVVPAAAPGIVAVAVYAFMTAWGEVLFASVMTNDTTRTLAVGLQGYSTQTDVYWNQIMAASLVVSIPVVAGFLLLQRYLVAGLTAGAVK comes from the coding sequence GTGTCTGACCACCGGTCACCGCTGGATCCGCCCACCTCCTTCAGGGTGGTCCGCGCCGTCTTCCTCACCCTGCTCACCGGCTTCGTGCTGCTGCCCGTCTACGTGATGGTCACCAGCTCCCTCAAGCCGCTCCAGGACGTCGCCGGCCGCTTCCGATGGATCCCCAGCGGGCTCACCGTCCGCCCCTACATCGACATCTGGCACACCGTCCCGCTCGCCGAGTACTTCGTGAACTCCCTGATCGTGGCGGGCGCGGCCACCGCCGCCTCCGTGGTCATCGCCGTCTTCGCGGCCTACGCGGCCAGCCGCCACCGCTTCCGCGGCAGGCGACTGTTCACCGTCACCGTGCTCTCCACCCAGATGTTCCCCGGGATCCTCTTCCTCCTCCCGCTGTTCCTGATCTTCGTGAACATCGGCAACGCCACCGGGACCGCCCTCTACGGCTCCCGCGGCGCGCTGATCCTCACGTACCTGACCTTCTCCCTCCCCTTCTCCATCTGGATGCTGATCGGCTACTTCGACTCGGTGCCCCGCGAGCTCGACGAGGCGGCCACCGTCGACGGCTGCGGCCCCCTCGGAGCCCTGCTGCGCGTCGTGGTCCCGGCCGCGGCCCCCGGCATCGTCGCCGTCGCCGTGTACGCCTTCATGACCGCCTGGGGCGAGGTGCTCTTCGCCTCCGTCATGACGAACGACACCACCCGCACCCTCGCCGTCGGACTGCAGGGCTACTCCACGCAGACCGACGTCTACTGGAACCAGATCATGGCCGCCTCGCTCGTCGTCAGCATCCCCGTCGTCGCCGGATTCCTGTTGCTCCAGCGGTACTTGGTGGCCGGACTCACGGCAGGAGCCGTCAAATGA
- a CDS encoding sugar ABC transporter permease — translation MSPKTARLRRSALPYLLLLPALLLELLIHLVPMVMGILMSFRQLTQFFIRDWSRAPWTGWANYELVLDVDRPVGDALLRSFLTTCLFTLLSVGLCWLLGTAAAVFTQEGFRGRGVLRALFLVPYALPVYAAVITWAFMFQRDNGLVNHVLHDQLGLGGAEHTFWLLGDNSFWALLTVSVWKGWPFAFLIVTAALQNVPGELYEAAALDGAGTWQQIRRITLPSVGAVNQVLVLVLFLWTFNDFNTPFVLFGKSAPEAADLISLHIYQASFVTWNFGTGSAMSVLLLLFLLLVTSAYLLVTTRGRRHERV, via the coding sequence ATGAGCCCCAAGACCGCACGCCTGCGCCGCAGTGCCCTGCCCTACCTGCTGCTCCTGCCCGCCCTACTCCTCGAACTGCTCATCCACCTCGTCCCGATGGTGATGGGCATCCTGATGAGCTTCCGACAGCTGACCCAGTTCTTCATCCGCGACTGGTCCCGCGCCCCCTGGACGGGATGGGCCAACTACGAACTGGTCCTCGACGTCGACCGGCCCGTCGGCGATGCCCTCCTGCGCTCCTTCCTCACCACCTGCCTCTTCACCCTGCTCTCCGTCGGCCTGTGCTGGCTGCTGGGCACCGCCGCAGCGGTGTTCACGCAGGAGGGCTTCCGCGGCCGCGGCGTCCTGCGGGCCCTGTTCCTCGTCCCGTACGCGCTGCCCGTGTACGCGGCCGTCATCACTTGGGCGTTCATGTTCCAGCGGGACAACGGCCTGGTGAACCACGTCCTCCACGACCAGCTGGGTCTGGGCGGCGCCGAGCACACCTTCTGGCTGCTCGGCGACAACAGCTTCTGGGCCCTGCTGACCGTCTCCGTGTGGAAGGGCTGGCCGTTCGCCTTCCTCATCGTGACGGCCGCGCTCCAGAACGTCCCCGGGGAGCTGTACGAGGCGGCCGCGCTGGACGGCGCCGGCACCTGGCAGCAGATCCGCCGGATCACCCTGCCCTCGGTCGGCGCCGTCAACCAGGTCCTGGTCCTGGTGCTGTTCCTGTGGACCTTCAACGACTTCAACACGCCGTTCGTGCTGTTCGGCAAATCCGCCCCGGAAGCCGCCGACCTGATCTCCTTGCACATCTACCAGGCCAGTTTCGTCACCTGGAACTTCGGCACCGGATCGGCCATGTCCGTCCTGCTGCTGCTCTTCCTGCTCCTCGTCACCTCCGCGTACCTCCTCGTCACCACACGCGGACGGAGGCACGAGCGTGTCTGA